From Pseudomonas sp. stari2, a single genomic window includes:
- a CDS encoding AAA family ATPase: MSQSLIAALQNPALFAHPVEGFQVIETHISWVLLTGPYAYKVKKPVNFGFLDFTSLESREHFCGEELRLNQRLTDDLYLEVIPVTGTAEAPQLGGEGPAIEYVLKMRQFPQTGLLSTLQANGELTTTHIDEMAEQIARFHLSAPKVPAEHDAGTPESVMAPVRQNFEQILPFLSDKADLLQLDALQAWAESSFERLKPLFAQRKTEGFTRECHGDIHLGNATLIDGKVVIFDCIEFNEPFRFTDVWADTGFLAMDLEDRGLKSLARRFISQYLELTGDYQGLEVLNFYKAYRALVRAKVALFSMPADATPVQRATTLRQYRNYANLAESYSTIPSRFMAITHGVSAVGKSHVAMRLVEALGAIRLRSDVERKRLFGEQTVANDVQAGIYSADASTATYARLHEIAEVILHAGFPVVIDATYLKREQRDSAAKVAEATGTPFLILDCNAPQAVIESWLALRQADKKDPSDATLAVIEAQQANREALTPDEILRSKRVQTNESGTLDTVVAQIRQRLPGL; the protein is encoded by the coding sequence GTGAGCCAGTCCCTGATCGCCGCCCTGCAAAATCCTGCCCTGTTTGCGCACCCTGTCGAAGGGTTTCAGGTCATAGAAACCCATATCTCGTGGGTCCTGCTCACTGGTCCTTACGCTTATAAAGTGAAGAAGCCGGTGAACTTCGGCTTTCTTGACTTCACCAGCCTCGAATCCCGCGAGCATTTTTGCGGCGAAGAACTGCGCCTCAACCAGCGTCTGACCGACGATTTGTATCTGGAAGTGATTCCAGTCACCGGCACTGCCGAAGCCCCGCAACTGGGCGGCGAAGGCCCGGCCATTGAATATGTGCTGAAAATGCGCCAGTTCCCGCAGACCGGCCTGCTGAGCACCCTGCAAGCCAATGGCGAACTGACCACCACGCACATCGACGAAATGGCCGAGCAGATCGCTCGCTTCCATCTCAGCGCGCCAAAAGTCCCGGCCGAACACGATGCCGGCACCCCTGAAAGCGTGATGGCGCCGGTACGCCAGAACTTCGAACAAATCCTGCCGTTCCTCAGCGACAAGGCCGATCTGCTGCAACTGGATGCCTTGCAAGCCTGGGCCGAAAGCAGCTTCGAACGCCTCAAACCGCTGTTCGCCCAGCGCAAGACCGAAGGTTTCACCCGCGAATGCCACGGTGACATTCACCTGGGTAACGCTACGCTGATCGATGGCAAAGTGGTGATCTTCGACTGCATCGAATTCAACGAGCCGTTTCGCTTCACCGACGTCTGGGCCGACACCGGTTTCCTGGCGATGGACCTGGAAGACCGCGGTCTGAAATCCCTGGCCCGTCGCTTCATCAGCCAATACCTGGAGCTGACCGGCGACTATCAGGGCCTGGAAGTGTTGAACTTCTACAAGGCCTACCGCGCGCTGGTCCGTGCGAAAGTTGCGCTGTTCAGCATGCCTGCCGACGCAACGCCGGTGCAGCGCGCCACCACCCTGCGCCAGTACCGCAACTACGCCAACCTGGCGGAAAGCTACAGCACTATTCCTTCGCGTTTCATGGCGATCACCCACGGTGTATCCGCTGTAGGCAAAAGCCACGTTGCCATGCGCCTGGTGGAGGCGCTGGGCGCGATTCGCCTGCGTTCAGATGTCGAGCGCAAACGTCTGTTCGGTGAGCAAACCGTCGCCAATGATGTTCAGGCCGGGATTTACAGCGCCGACGCCAGCACTGCGACCTATGCTCGCCTGCATGAAATCGCCGAAGTGATCCTGCACGCCGGCTTCCCGGTGGTGATCGATGCCACTTACCTCAAGCGCGAACAACGTGACAGCGCAGCCAAGGTAGCCGAGGCCACCGGCACGCCGTTCCTGATCCTCGACTGCAACGCACCACAAGCGGTGATCGAGAGCTGGCTGGCCCTGCGTCAGGCAGACAAGAAGGATCCTTCCGACGCAACACTGGCCGTGATCGAAGCACAGCAAGCCAATCGTGAAGCGTTGACTCCGGACGAAATCCTGCGCAGCAAGCGCGTGCAGACCAATGAGTCCGGCACCCTGGACACTGTCGTGGCGCAAATCCGCCAGCGCCTGCCAGGTCTGTAA
- the ilvC gene encoding ketol-acid reductoisomerase — translation MKVFYDKDCDLSIIQGKKVAIIGYGSQGHAQACNLKDSGVDVTVGLRKGSATVAKAEAHGLKVTDVAAAVAGADLVMILTPDEFQSQLYKNEIEPNIKKGATLAFSHGFAIHYNQVVPRADLDVIMIAPKAPGHTVRSEFVKGGGIPDLIAIYQDASGNAKNVALSYAAGVGGGRTGIIETTFKDETETDLFGEQAVLCGGTVELVKAGFETLVEAGYAPEMAYFECLHELKLIVDLMYEGGIANMNYSISNNAEYGEYVTGPEVINAESRQAMRNALKRIQDGEYAKMFISEGATGYPSMTAKRRNNAAHGIEIIGEQLRSMMPWIGANKIVDKAKN, via the coding sequence ATGAAAGTTTTCTACGATAAAGACTGCGACCTGTCGATCATCCAGGGCAAGAAAGTTGCCATCATCGGTTACGGCTCCCAGGGTCACGCCCAAGCGTGCAACCTGAAAGACTCCGGTGTCGACGTTACCGTCGGTCTGCGTAAAGGTTCGGCCACTGTTGCCAAGGCAGAAGCCCACGGCCTGAAAGTGACCGACGTGGCTGCCGCTGTTGCCGGCGCCGACCTGGTCATGATCCTGACCCCGGACGAGTTCCAGTCTCAGCTGTACAAGAACGAAATCGAGCCGAACATCAAGAAGGGCGCCACCCTGGCCTTCTCCCACGGCTTCGCGATCCACTACAACCAGGTTGTTCCGCGTGCCGACCTCGACGTGATCATGATCGCGCCGAAAGCCCCGGGCCACACCGTACGTTCCGAGTTCGTGAAGGGCGGCGGTATTCCTGACCTGATCGCGATCTACCAGGACGCTTCGGGCAACGCCAAGAACGTTGCGCTGTCCTACGCCGCTGGCGTGGGTGGCGGCCGTACCGGCATCATCGAAACCACCTTCAAGGACGAGACCGAAACCGACCTGTTCGGCGAACAAGCCGTTCTGTGCGGCGGTACCGTTGAGCTGGTAAAAGCCGGTTTCGAAACTCTGGTTGAAGCTGGCTACGCGCCGGAAATGGCCTACTTCGAGTGCCTGCACGAACTGAAACTGATCGTTGACCTCATGTACGAAGGCGGTATCGCCAACATGAACTACTCGATCTCCAACAACGCTGAATACGGCGAGTACGTGACTGGTCCGGAAGTGATCAACGCCGAATCCCGTCAGGCCATGCGCAACGCCCTGAAACGTATTCAGGACGGCGAATACGCCAAAATGTTTATCAGCGAAGGCGCAACCGGCTACCCTTCGATGACCGCCAAGCGTCGTAACAACGCCGCTCACGGTATCGAAATCATCGGCGAGCAACTGCGCTCCATGATGCCGTGGATCGGTGCCAACAAGATCGTCGACAAAGCCAAAAACTAA
- a CDS encoding acetolactate synthase 3 large subunit, producing the protein MELLSGGEMLVRFLRDEGVKYIYGYPGGALLHVYDALFKEPEVTHILVRHEQAATHMADGYARATGKAGVVLVTSGPGATNAITGIATAYMDSIPMVIISGQVPSTMVGTDAFQETDMIGISRPIVKHSFMIKHASEIPEVMKKAFYLAQSGRPGPVVVDIPKDMTNPAEKFEYIFPKKAKLRSYSPAVRGHSGQIRKAAEMLLAAKRPVLYSGGGVILGNGSAPLTELAQMLNLPVTNTLMGLGGYPGTDRQFIGMLGMHGSYTANLAMHHADVILAVGARFDDRVINGAPKFCPNAKIIHIDIDPASISKTIKADVPIVGPVESVLTEMVAILKEIGETPNKEAVASWWKQVDEWRGDRGLFPYDKGDGSKIKPQTVIETLCEVTKGDAFVTSDVGQHQMFAAQYYKFNKPNRWINSGGLGTMGFGLPAAMGIALSFPDTDVACVTGEGSIQMNIQELSTCLQYGLPVKIVILNNGVLGMVRQWQDMSYGSRHSHSYMESLPDFVKLAEAYGHVGVRITESKDLKSKMEEAFAMKDRLVVIDISVDTSEHVYPMQIKDGSMRDMWLSKTERT; encoded by the coding sequence GTGGAGCTTTTATCTGGCGGTGAGATGCTCGTCCGCTTTTTGCGTGACGAAGGCGTCAAATATATCTACGGGTACCCAGGTGGTGCTCTTCTTCATGTTTACGATGCCCTGTTCAAAGAACCGGAAGTGACCCACATCCTGGTTCGTCACGAACAAGCGGCTACCCATATGGCTGACGGCTACGCCCGTGCCACCGGTAAAGCCGGCGTGGTATTGGTGACTTCCGGTCCTGGCGCCACAAACGCCATCACCGGTATTGCCACGGCCTACATGGACTCGATTCCAATGGTGATCATTTCCGGTCAGGTGCCAAGCACCATGGTCGGCACCGATGCGTTCCAGGAAACCGACATGATCGGTATCTCCCGGCCGATCGTGAAGCACAGCTTCATGATCAAGCACGCTTCGGAAATCCCGGAAGTCATGAAGAAAGCCTTCTACCTGGCGCAATCCGGTCGTCCGGGCCCGGTCGTGGTCGATATCCCGAAAGACATGACCAACCCGGCCGAGAAGTTCGAATACATCTTCCCGAAGAAAGCCAAGCTGCGTTCCTACAGCCCGGCCGTTCGCGGTCACTCCGGGCAAATCCGCAAGGCGGCAGAAATGCTCCTGGCGGCCAAGCGTCCCGTGCTTTACTCCGGCGGTGGCGTGATCCTCGGCAACGGCTCCGCGCCGCTGACCGAACTGGCGCAAATGCTCAACCTGCCGGTCACTAATACCTTGATGGGCCTGGGTGGCTACCCTGGCACTGATCGTCAGTTCATCGGCATGCTCGGCATGCACGGCAGTTACACCGCGAACCTTGCGATGCACCATGCCGACGTGATCCTGGCAGTGGGTGCGCGTTTCGATGATCGCGTGATCAACGGTGCTCCGAAGTTCTGTCCGAACGCCAAGATCATTCACATCGACATCGACCCGGCTTCGATTTCCAAGACCATCAAGGCTGACGTGCCGATCGTTGGTCCGGTGGAGAGCGTCCTGACCGAAATGGTCGCGATCCTCAAGGAAATCGGCGAAACCCCGAACAAGGAAGCGGTTGCCAGCTGGTGGAAGCAGGTTGACGAGTGGCGTGGTGATCGTGGCCTGTTCCCTTACGACAAGGGCGACGGCAGCAAGATCAAGCCACAGACCGTGATTGAAACCCTGTGCGAAGTGACCAAGGGTGACGCCTTTGTGACCTCCGACGTGGGCCAGCACCAGATGTTTGCTGCGCAGTACTACAAGTTCAACAAGCCGAACCGCTGGATCAACTCCGGTGGCCTGGGCACGATGGGCTTCGGTCTGCCGGCGGCGATGGGTATCGCTCTGAGCTTCCCGGACACCGATGTTGCGTGCGTCACCGGTGAAGGCAGTATCCAGATGAACATCCAGGAACTGTCGACCTGCCTGCAATACGGTTTGCCGGTCAAGATCGTCATCCTGAACAACGGTGTTCTGGGCATGGTTCGTCAGTGGCAGGACATGAGTTACGGCAGCCGTCACTCGCACTCCTACATGGAATCCTTGCCTGACTTCGTCAAGCTGGCTGAAGCCTATGGCCACGTCGGCGTGCGCATCACCGAATCGAAAGATTTGAAGTCGAAGATGGAAGAGGCGTTCGCCATGAAAGATCGCCTGGTGGTGATCGACATTTCGGTCGACACCAGCGAGCACGTCTATCCGATGCAGATCAAAGACGGCTCCATGCGCGATATGTGGCTGAGCAAGACGGAGCGTACCTAA
- the mrcB gene encoding penicillin-binding protein 1B yields MTRTRSPRTSKKPASRGLRPWLGWALKLSLVGLVVLAGFAVYLDAVVQEKFSGKRWTIPAKVYARPLELFVGQKLSKDDFLTELDALGYRREAVSNGPGAAAVNGNTVDLNTRGFQFYEGLEKPQPVRVRFSGDYVAELSATNGSKLSVVRLEPLLIGGIYPKNLEDRILIKLDQVPPYLLETLVAVEDRDYYSHWGVSPKSIARAIWVNTSGGKMTQGGSTLTQQLVKNFYLTNERSLTRKLTEAMMALLLELHYDKKEILEAYLNEVFVGQDGQRAVHGFGLASQFFFGQPLSELKLHQVALLVGMVKGPSYYNPRRNPERALERRNLVLDVLEQQGVATAEQVEAAKKMPLGVTSRGKLADSSFPGFIDLVKRQLREDYRDEDLTEEGLRIFTSFDPILQMKAEASVNDTFKRLSGRKGADDVEAAMVVTNPETGEVQAMIGSRQASYAGFNRALDAVRPIGSLVKPAVYLTALEKPSQYTLTSWLSDDPLSIKGADGQVWKPQNYDRRSHGTVFLYQGLAHSYNLSTSRLGLAVGVPNVLKTIGRLGVTREFPAFPSMLLGAGGMTPIEVATMYQTLANGGFNTPMRGIRSVLTAEGEPLKRYPFQIEQRFDPASIYLIQNAMQRVMREGTGSSVYNVLPKTLTLAGKTGTSNDSRDSWFAGFSQDLLAVVWLGRDDNGKTPFTGATGALQVWTSFMRKADPLPLDMPQPDNVVQAWVDSRTGQGSDANCPGAVQMPYIRGSEPPPGASCAGESPASSESVMDWVKGWMN; encoded by the coding sequence ATGACTCGTACTCGATCCCCCCGCACTTCTAAAAAACCAGCTTCCCGGGGCCTGCGCCCATGGTTGGGCTGGGCCCTGAAACTCAGTCTGGTCGGCCTTGTGGTGCTGGCCGGCTTCGCCGTTTACCTCGATGCCGTGGTGCAGGAGAAATTCTCCGGCAAGCGCTGGACCATCCCGGCCAAGGTATACGCGCGGCCGCTCGAGCTGTTCGTCGGACAGAAACTGAGCAAGGACGACTTCCTCACCGAACTCGATGCCCTGGGCTATCGCCGCGAAGCCGTGAGCAATGGCCCAGGCGCCGCCGCGGTCAACGGCAACACCGTCGATCTGAATACCCGTGGTTTCCAGTTCTATGAAGGCCTGGAAAAACCGCAGCCGGTTCGCGTGCGCTTCTCCGGTGACTACGTGGCCGAGCTCTCGGCGACGAACGGTTCTAAGCTGTCGGTGGTGCGTCTGGAGCCGCTGCTGATCGGCGGGATCTACCCGAAAAACCTTGAAGACCGGATTCTGATCAAGCTCGATCAGGTGCCGCCGTACCTGCTGGAAACCCTGGTCGCCGTGGAAGACCGGGATTACTACAGTCACTGGGGTGTCTCGCCGAAGTCGATTGCCCGGGCGATCTGGGTCAACACATCCGGCGGCAAGATGACCCAGGGCGGCAGTACGCTGACCCAGCAACTGGTCAAGAACTTCTACCTCACCAACGAACGCAGCCTGACCCGCAAGCTTACCGAAGCGATGATGGCGCTGTTGCTTGAGCTGCATTACGACAAGAAGGAAATTCTTGAGGCTTATCTCAACGAAGTCTTCGTCGGACAGGATGGCCAGCGTGCAGTGCACGGTTTCGGTCTGGCCAGCCAGTTCTTCTTTGGCCAGCCATTGTCCGAGCTGAAGCTGCATCAGGTCGCGTTGCTGGTCGGCATGGTCAAAGGCCCTTCCTATTACAACCCGCGCCGCAATCCGGAGCGGGCGCTGGAACGACGTAACCTGGTGCTCGACGTGCTTGAGCAACAGGGTGTCGCCACCGCCGAACAGGTCGAGGCCGCGAAGAAAATGCCACTGGGCGTGACCTCGCGCGGCAAACTGGCCGACAGTTCGTTCCCGGGCTTCATCGATCTGGTCAAACGCCAGTTGCGTGAAGACTATCGCGACGAAGACTTGACTGAAGAAGGCCTGCGGATCTTCACCAGTTTCGACCCGATCCTGCAGATGAAAGCCGAAGCCTCGGTGAATGACACCTTCAAGCGTCTGTCGGGTCGTAAGGGCGCCGACGATGTGGAAGCGGCAATGGTCGTGACCAATCCGGAAACCGGTGAAGTCCAGGCGATGATCGGCAGCCGTCAGGCCAGTTACGCCGGGTTCAACCGGGCACTGGATGCCGTGCGACCAATCGGCTCTCTGGTCAAGCCTGCGGTTTATCTGACCGCACTGGAAAAACCGAGCCAGTACACGCTGACCAGTTGGCTGTCGGATGATCCGCTTTCCATCAAGGGCGCGGACGGGCAGGTCTGGAAACCGCAGAACTACGACCGCCGCTCCCACGGTACGGTGTTCCTCTATCAAGGGCTGGCGCACTCCTACAACCTGTCGACCTCGCGTCTCGGCCTGGCGGTGGGTGTTCCGAATGTCCTCAAGACCATCGGGCGCCTGGGTGTGACCCGTGAGTTCCCGGCGTTCCCGTCGATGTTGCTGGGTGCCGGTGGCATGACGCCGATCGAAGTGGCGACGATGTACCAGACCCTCGCCAACGGTGGCTTCAATACGCCGATGCGCGGGATCCGCAGTGTGCTGACCGCCGAGGGCGAGCCGCTCAAGCGGTATCCGTTCCAGATCGAGCAGCGTTTCGACCCAGCGTCGATCTACCTGATCCAGAACGCCATGCAGCGCGTCATGCGTGAAGGTACCGGTAGCTCCGTCTACAACGTATTGCCCAAGACCCTGACACTGGCCGGCAAGACCGGTACCAGTAACGATTCGCGGGATAGCTGGTTCGCCGGTTTCAGCCAGGATCTGCTGGCGGTGGTCTGGCTCGGCCGCGACGATAACGGCAAGACGCCGTTCACCGGTGCAACCGGTGCGTTGCAGGTCTGGACCAGTTTCATGCGCAAGGCCGATCCGCTTCCACTCGACATGCCGCAGCCGGACAACGTGGTGCAGGCGTGGGTTGATTCGCGCACTGGCCAGGGCTCCGATGCCAACTGTCCGGGCGCCGTGCAGATGCCGTATATTCGCGGCAGCGAACCGCCACCCGGCGCCTCCTGCGCAGGCGAAAGCCCGGCCTCGAGCGAGTCGGTGATGGATTGGGTCAAGGGCTGGATGAATTAA
- a CDS encoding pentapeptide repeat-containing protein, protein MSQPKLLDTPLYALLHKDDIAGFNKERPKDGPIDMVGGDFRGLDLRELNADGVDFRDAYFRSADLRGIDFRNASLEGASLAHAQISGAYFPPELSADEILMSMNFGTRLRYRTR, encoded by the coding sequence ATGAGCCAGCCGAAACTTCTCGACACCCCGCTTTATGCCTTGCTGCACAAAGACGACATAGCCGGTTTCAACAAAGAACGTCCGAAAGACGGCCCGATTGACATGGTGGGCGGTGATTTTCGTGGCCTCGACTTGCGCGAATTGAACGCCGACGGCGTGGATTTCCGGGACGCCTACTTCCGTTCCGCTGATCTGCGCGGTATCGACTTTCGTAATGCATCGCTGGAAGGCGCCAGCCTGGCCCACGCACAGATTTCCGGTGCTTACTTCCCGCCGGAGCTGAGTGCAGACGAAATCCTGATGTCGATGAACTTCGGTACCCGCCTGCGCTATCGCACCCGCTGA
- a CDS encoding YqcC family protein, with protein sequence MDARFSKVADQLLLIERELRAQGWWDEVQPSTEALSSVEPFSVDTLDFEQWLQWIFLPRMKMILEQNLPLPNASGIQEMAEMVFAQRNLQGKDRQLQVLLKEFDQLITASR encoded by the coding sequence ATGGACGCGCGCTTCTCGAAAGTCGCCGATCAACTGTTGTTGATCGAGCGAGAACTGCGTGCCCAGGGCTGGTGGGATGAAGTCCAGCCTTCGACCGAAGCCTTGAGCAGTGTCGAGCCGTTTTCGGTCGACACCCTCGATTTCGAGCAGTGGCTGCAATGGATCTTCCTGCCGCGGATGAAGATGATCCTCGAACAGAACCTGCCATTGCCCAATGCCTCGGGCATTCAGGAAATGGCCGAAATGGTCTTCGCCCAACGCAATCTGCAAGGCAAGGACCGGCAGTTGCAGGTGTTGCTCAAAGAGTTCGACCAGCTGATCACTGCTTCGCGCTGA
- a CDS encoding DUF4124 domain-containing protein encodes MRTLLVILLIGLSPWCMAGQIYKWVDAQGVTHFDAQPPQGQSATTLQTPPSPAPRPAAIPGSGPLGDQKAIDDKVRKQVAEQQAQLKTFCEQARTNLAQLQNNPRLREETEGELRRLSDTQRQERIAETQKQIAENCQ; translated from the coding sequence ATGCGAACGCTCCTCGTCATACTGCTGATCGGCCTCAGCCCCTGGTGCATGGCCGGTCAGATCTACAAATGGGTCGATGCCCAAGGTGTCACGCACTTCGATGCGCAGCCGCCGCAGGGACAATCGGCGACCACCCTGCAAACGCCGCCCTCGCCCGCTCCGCGCCCCGCCGCAATACCCGGCAGCGGCCCACTGGGCGATCAGAAAGCCATTGACGACAAGGTCAGGAAACAGGTCGCTGAGCAACAGGCTCAGCTAAAGACCTTCTGCGAACAGGCGCGTACGAATCTGGCGCAACTGCAGAACAATCCGCGCCTGAGGGAAGAAACCGAGGGAGAGTTGCGTCGCCTGAGCGATACACAACGTCAAGAGCGTATCGCAGAGACGCAGAAACAGATTGCCGAGAACTGCCAGTGA
- the pssA gene encoding CDP-diacylglycerol--serine O-phosphatidyltransferase, producing the protein MSERPEEPNQASDAESLLPIDEHVEEGHDAEGRKVRHRGIYLLPNLFTTANLFAGFYSIINSMSAQAALSAGDSVNASKYFAFAAIAIFVAMVLDGLDGRVARMTNTQSAFGAEYDSLSDMVAFGVAPALLAFGWALGDMGKVGWMVAFIYVAGAALRLARFNTQVGTADKRYFIGLASPAAAGVVAGIVWAFSDYGIQGSKMSFLVALMVAAAGMLMVSNIKYNSFKELDLKGRVPFVAILAVVLVFAVVFSDPPRILLLVFLAYAASGPVQYLLHLRRHKNVE; encoded by the coding sequence ATGAGCGAACGTCCCGAAGAGCCGAACCAGGCTTCCGACGCCGAAAGCCTGCTGCCCATCGATGAACATGTCGAAGAAGGGCATGACGCAGAAGGTCGTAAAGTCCGGCATCGTGGTATCTATCTTTTGCCGAATCTGTTCACCACTGCGAACCTGTTTGCAGGGTTCTATTCCATCATCAATTCGATGAGTGCCCAGGCTGCGTTGAGCGCCGGGGACTCGGTGAATGCGAGCAAGTACTTCGCTTTCGCGGCTATCGCGATCTTCGTCGCCATGGTGCTCGATGGTCTCGACGGCCGTGTGGCACGCATGACCAATACCCAAAGTGCATTCGGTGCCGAGTACGACTCACTCTCGGACATGGTTGCCTTCGGCGTCGCGCCGGCATTGCTGGCATTCGGCTGGGCCTTGGGTGACATGGGCAAGGTCGGCTGGATGGTCGCCTTCATCTATGTGGCCGGCGCGGCGTTGCGTCTGGCGCGCTTCAATACTCAGGTGGGCACCGCAGACAAGCGTTACTTTATCGGCCTGGCCAGTCCGGCAGCTGCCGGTGTGGTCGCGGGGATTGTCTGGGCGTTCAGCGATTACGGGATCCAGGGTTCGAAGATGTCGTTCCTGGTTGCATTGATGGTGGCGGCTGCCGGCATGCTGATGGTCAGCAACATCAAGTACAACAGCTTCAAGGAGCTGGACTTGAAAGGGCGCGTACCATTCGTGGCGATCCTGGCGGTGGTGCTGGTGTTCGCCGTGGTGTTCAGTGACCCTCCGCGTATTCTGCTGCTGGTGTTCCTGGCCTATGCAGCCTCGGGTCCTGTGCAGTACCTGTTGCATCTTCGTCGCCACAAAAACGTCGAGTGA
- the ilvN gene encoding acetolactate synthase small subunit, whose translation MRHIISLLLENEPGALSRVVGLFSQRNYNIESLTVAPTEDPTLSRLTLTTVGHDEIIEQITKNLNKLIEVVKLVDLSESAHIERELMLVKVKATGAQRAEIKRTTDIYRGQIVDVSASVYTVQLTGTSDKLDSFIQSIGTASILETVRSGVTGIARGDKVLSI comes from the coding sequence ATGCGGCACATTATTTCCTTGCTTCTGGAAAACGAACCCGGTGCTTTGTCTCGCGTAGTCGGCCTGTTCTCGCAGCGCAACTACAACATCGAAAGCCTGACCGTGGCGCCAACCGAAGACCCGACCCTGTCGCGTCTGACGCTGACCACTGTCGGCCACGATGAAATCATCGAGCAGATCACCAAAAACCTGAACAAGCTGATCGAAGTGGTCAAGCTGGTGGACCTGTCGGAAAGTGCTCACATCGAGCGCGAGCTGATGCTGGTCAAGGTCAAGGCCACTGGCGCCCAGCGCGCCGAGATCAAACGCACCACCGATATCTACCGTGGACAGATCGTCGACGTCAGCGCCAGCGTGTATACCGTTCAATTGACCGGAACCAGCGACAAGCTCGACAGCTTCATTCAGTCCATCGGCACCGCATCGATTCTGGAAACCGTCCGCAGCGGCGTTACCGGTATTGCCCGCGGCGACAAAGTACTCAGCATCTAA